The Kordia sp. SMS9 genome window below encodes:
- the pgk gene encoding phosphoglycerate kinase, translating into MKTLNDFNFKDKKALIRVDFNVPLNDQFEVTDDTRIRAAKPTIIKILEDGGSCVLMSHLGRPKGFQEEFSLRHIVEVVSQIIGVQVKFAGNCIGEEATKAVAGLDNGEVLLLENLRFHEEEKAGDEAFAAQLAKHGDIYVNDAFGTAHRAHASTAVIAQNFADKKCFGLLLAQEIESIAKVMETGEKPVTAVLGGAKVSSKITIIDNILDKIDHLIIGGGMTFTFIKAQGGSIGNSLVEDDKLELAKEIMKEAEAKNVTIHLPVDSIIADAFANDATTKVVDVTKIPDDWMGLDAGPATREKFAEVIAQSKTILWNGPLGVFEMPNFAKGTIALGDAIAEATKNGAFSLVGGGDSVAAVKQFGFATKVSYVSTGGGAMLESLEGKTLPGIAAILE; encoded by the coding sequence GTGAAAACGCTAAACGATTTTAATTTTAAAGATAAAAAAGCATTAATCCGAGTAGATTTTAATGTACCACTCAACGATCAATTTGAAGTCACAGACGATACACGTATTCGTGCTGCAAAACCAACCATCATCAAAATATTGGAAGATGGTGGAAGCTGCGTACTCATGTCGCACTTAGGAAGACCAAAAGGATTTCAAGAAGAATTTTCATTGCGTCACATTGTAGAAGTCGTTTCTCAAATCATTGGCGTACAAGTAAAATTTGCAGGCAACTGTATTGGTGAAGAAGCTACAAAAGCGGTCGCAGGATTGGATAATGGCGAAGTATTACTCTTAGAAAATTTACGTTTTCACGAAGAAGAAAAAGCAGGCGATGAAGCGTTTGCGGCGCAATTGGCAAAGCATGGAGATATCTATGTAAATGATGCTTTTGGAACGGCACACAGAGCGCATGCATCTACCGCAGTAATCGCACAAAACTTTGCAGACAAAAAATGTTTTGGATTGTTATTAGCACAAGAAATTGAAAGCATTGCCAAAGTGATGGAAACAGGTGAAAAACCTGTAACAGCAGTTTTAGGAGGTGCGAAAGTATCGTCGAAAATTACGATAATAGACAATATTTTAGACAAAATAGATCACTTAATTATCGGTGGCGGAATGACCTTTACGTTTATCAAAGCGCAAGGCGGAAGCATTGGAAACTCGCTCGTGGAAGATGACAAACTAGAATTGGCAAAAGAAATTATGAAAGAAGCAGAAGCAAAAAATGTAACCATTCACTTACCAGTAGATTCTATAATTGCAGATGCGTTTGCGAATGATGCCACAACCAAAGTAGTGGACGTCACTAAAATTCCAGACGACTGGATGGGCTTAGATGCCGGACCTGCAACACGTGAAAAATTTGCGGAGGTCATTGCGCAATCCAAAACCATTCTTTGGAACGGACCGTTAGGTGTTTTTGAAATGCCAAACTTTGCCAAAGGAACCATAGCGTTGGGTGATGCCATTGCCGAAGCAACCAAAAACGGAGCGTTCTCTTTAGTTGGTGGTGGCGATTCGGTTGCTGCCGTAAAACAATTTGGTTTTGCAACCAAAGTAAGCTACGTAAGTACAGGTGGCGGCGCAATGTTAGAAAGCTTGGAAGGAAAAACATTGCCAGGTATTGCTGCAATTTTAGAGTAA
- a CDS encoding S41 family peptidase gives MKKTILFLVCSLFIINANAQSVDEQTKIKEFGLIWGFLKYHHPIHSAGKTDIDAEFLHHFQQLKNIQERSALNTFFFDWIRSYGEVSDKIKTPSEDYNFTKNLNLDWMQNEAFSTELRQLLSTVRSNTKNYKGHYAQLEKLTRFVSFNKEKKLKNFSPENKAHRMLTLFRFWNVINYYDVNKYLAKENWNTVLENAITPFINAYDAKTYDKAKTELISKLNDAHAFYIGEAYGLPKFKYKTPFQTKYINDTLVVTKLWNKELCQKNGIELGGMITKIEDKTVKEYIKENFKTIYNYANENTLMYRAERVALYQENREEVNISYTKPNGTESASKTIQLFDRMNVDAEKESLKKSPYYGQKFYEITPTTAYINLGFLEKKDLNKILKKASNYKAVIFDLRMYPKYVDLPKLTKWLYPNRSKFIKVLFPTKVPGLGEYDAEAPLNFVSDPFSGGRKNKNYYKGKVFLLVNASTVSQAEYISMAIQNSPNCTTIGEETMGAVMNITSIPMPEGQEVNFTSVGAFYPDGTGVQNKGLQLDYKITQRASQPERDMMVEKVLELLE, from the coding sequence ATGAAAAAAACCATCCTATTTTTAGTTTGTTCGCTGTTCATCATTAATGCAAATGCGCAATCTGTTGATGAACAAACGAAAATCAAAGAATTTGGACTCATTTGGGGATTCTTAAAATACCATCATCCCATACATTCGGCAGGAAAAACAGATATTGATGCCGAATTTTTACATCACTTTCAACAATTAAAAAACATTCAAGAAAGAAGCGCATTAAATACTTTTTTTTTCGATTGGATTCGCAGTTACGGTGAGGTTTCTGATAAAATTAAAACACCAAGTGAAGATTACAATTTCACAAAAAATCTAAACCTCGATTGGATGCAAAATGAAGCGTTCAGTACAGAACTTCGACAGCTACTTTCTACAGTACGTTCAAACACAAAAAACTATAAAGGACATTATGCACAACTTGAAAAACTCACGCGTTTTGTCAGTTTCAATAAGGAAAAAAAACTGAAAAATTTTTCACCCGAAAACAAAGCACATCGAATGTTGACACTATTTCGATTTTGGAATGTGATCAATTATTACGATGTAAACAAATACTTAGCTAAGGAAAATTGGAACACTGTGTTAGAAAATGCGATAACTCCATTTATAAATGCGTATGATGCCAAAACGTATGACAAGGCAAAAACAGAACTCATATCGAAGCTCAACGACGCGCATGCGTTTTACATTGGAGAAGCGTATGGTTTGCCAAAATTCAAATACAAAACTCCTTTTCAAACAAAATATATAAATGATACCTTGGTTGTGACAAAATTATGGAACAAAGAACTCTGTCAAAAAAACGGTATAGAATTAGGCGGAATGATCACCAAAATAGAAGACAAAACGGTTAAAGAATATATCAAAGAAAATTTCAAAACCATCTATAATTACGCAAACGAAAACACCTTGATGTACAGAGCAGAAAGAGTTGCGTTATATCAAGAAAATAGGGAAGAAGTCAACATCAGTTACACAAAACCGAATGGTACAGAAAGCGCATCAAAAACCATTCAGTTGTTTGATAGAATGAACGTAGATGCTGAAAAAGAAAGCCTCAAAAAATCACCATATTACGGACAAAAATTCTATGAAATCACGCCTACAACGGCATATATCAATTTAGGATTTTTAGAAAAAAAAGATTTGAATAAAATCTTGAAAAAGGCAAGCAACTACAAAGCGGTTATTTTTGACTTGCGCATGTATCCGAAATATGTAGACTTGCCAAAATTGACCAAATGGTTATATCCAAACAGAAGCAAATTCATAAAAGTACTCTTTCCGACAAAAGTGCCTGGTTTGGGCGAATACGATGCAGAAGCTCCATTAAACTTTGTTTCAGACCCTTTTTCGGGCGGAAGAAAAAACAAAAATTACTACAAAGGAAAAGTCTTTCTGTTAGTAAATGCTTCTACCGTAAGTCAAGCGGAATACATTTCCATGGCCATTCAAAACAGTCCAAACTGTACTACGATTGGTGAAGAAACTATGGGTGCTGTGATGAACATTACGAGCATTCCAATGCCTGAAGGTCAAGAAGTGAACTTTACAAGCGTAGGCGCTTTCTATCCTGACGGAACAGGAGTTCAAAACAAAGGACTACAACTAGATTATAAAATTACACAAAGGGCTTCGCAACCTGAAAGAGATATGATGGTGGAAAAAGTGTTGGAGTTATTAGAGTGA
- a CDS encoding LysM peptidoglycan-binding domain-containing protein, translating to MKYLVSILFLLCAFAGMAQEAKEKPVIKKPAFKIIKDTIILDGKKTVMTDTIYLDIQNEIKRSADEILPQLDSVQTALNDKDSLNKVNESYKLLDNEMAAKIDSLWLRELGGSELFDTIHKEISELKYEPVVYQELPTDTLKARLARLNAKTPFNIEYNPSLESVIRRFLKRRKKSMERLMKISQYYFPIFEQELDNYNIPLEVKYLAIVESALNPRARSRVGATGLWQFMYQTGKQYDLNVSSYVDERSDPEKSTTAACKYLASLYKIFGDWDLALAAYNSGPGNVSKAIRRSGGYENYWNIRPNLPRETAGYLPAFLATMYIFEYADEHGFQVETIEVPHFATDTIRVKQLLTFDQISEVLNVKVEDIQFFNPAYKLDIIPHIKDRNYTLRLPVQEVGKFVNNEAAIYNLAKEELAKREKPLPQLFEMDKRTRYRVRQGDYLGKIARRFGVRVSDIKRWNGMRSNRLRIGQRLTIYPKKPGFAAKKSSKKKKNTGNAKTYTVKSGDSLWSIAQKFPGVSVKNIQKWNDISGNKLKPGMKLKVSTK from the coding sequence ATGAAATACTTAGTTAGCATTCTATTTTTATTGTGCGCTTTTGCGGGAATGGCTCAAGAAGCTAAAGAAAAGCCAGTAATAAAAAAACCTGCATTCAAAATCATAAAAGACACCATCATTCTTGACGGGAAAAAAACCGTAATGACAGATACGATTTATCTGGATATACAAAACGAAATCAAACGTTCCGCAGATGAGATACTTCCACAATTAGACAGTGTACAAACAGCACTAAACGATAAAGATTCACTCAACAAAGTCAATGAAAGTTATAAGCTGCTAGACAACGAAATGGCAGCCAAAATAGACAGTCTATGGCTTCGCGAACTTGGCGGTTCGGAATTATTTGATACCATTCACAAAGAAATCTCTGAACTAAAATACGAACCTGTTGTCTATCAAGAATTGCCAACAGATACACTCAAAGCACGCTTGGCGCGATTGAACGCAAAAACGCCGTTCAATATTGAATACAATCCATCACTAGAAAGTGTCATTCGCCGATTTTTAAAACGACGCAAAAAATCTATGGAACGCTTGATGAAAATCAGTCAGTACTACTTTCCAATATTTGAGCAGGAATTGGACAACTACAACATTCCACTCGAAGTAAAATACTTAGCCATTGTTGAATCTGCTTTAAATCCAAGAGCACGTTCTCGCGTGGGCGCAACAGGTTTATGGCAATTTATGTATCAAACAGGAAAACAATACGATTTGAATGTAAGTTCGTATGTAGACGAACGCAGCGATCCTGAAAAATCCACCACAGCAGCCTGTAAATACCTAGCAAGCTTGTACAAAATATTTGGCGATTGGGATTTGGCATTAGCCGCCTACAATTCTGGTCCAGGAAATGTTTCCAAAGCCATCAGACGTTCTGGCGGTTATGAAAACTACTGGAATATTCGTCCCAACTTACCACGCGAAACCGCAGGATATTTACCAGCGTTTCTAGCTACGATGTATATTTTCGAATATGCGGACGAACACGGTTTTCAGGTAGAAACTATCGAAGTGCCACACTTTGCCACTGACACCATTCGCGTGAAGCAATTGTTGACCTTTGATCAAATTTCGGAAGTATTAAACGTAAAAGTAGAAGACATCCAATTTTTCAATCCAGCGTACAAATTAGACATCATTCCACACATAAAAGACAGAAACTACACCTTGCGATTGCCTGTACAAGAAGTTGGGAAATTTGTCAATAACGAAGCCGCGATTTACAATTTGGCAAAAGAAGAACTTGCCAAACGTGAAAAACCATTACCACAACTGTTTGAAATGGACAAACGCACGCGCTATCGTGTCAGACAAGGTGATTACTTAGGGAAAATTGCAAGACGCTTTGGAGTGCGTGTCAGCGATATCAAACGATGGAATGGAATGCGCTCAAACCGATTGCGCATTGGGCAACGTTTAACTATATATCCAAAAAAACCAGGTTTTGCAGCTAAAAAATCTTCCAAAAAGAAAAAAAACACAGGAAATGCAAAAACCTATACGGTTAAGTCTGGCGACTCTTTGTGGAGCATTGCGCAAAAATTTCCTGGAGTTTCTGTAAAGAATATTCAAAAATGGAACGATATTAGCGGGAATAAACTAAAACCGGGTATGAAGCTCAAGGTTTCAACTAAATAA
- a CDS encoding DUF4837 family protein, which yields MKKLYVFLLVLALFSACEDPNDKAVAEQYLPLSAGKVNMVAVIMDSDQWKGKVGDSIRSIYGAPTDGLPMEEPLFSLKQINPQLFDGPITHYRSVLIVKNSDKKQYKVQTNSFAKPQKIIFVSGTDDEIVQQLSENAEKSIKILKNNELVSKQRFINNALSDDKTLEETFGISLNIPSVYKMVKKEDNFVWYERRVKNGTMNIIAYAMPSESIPKNDTTIDAIIKMRDSIGEAYVPGRDPETMYMITEKAYAPYLYEAKIDNKFAFETKGMWEVFGFQMAGPFINYVVEDKEHNRLMVIEGFTFAPSEDKRDFMFEIEAILKSLKIQQ from the coding sequence GTGAAAAAACTATACGTATTTCTCTTGGTGCTGGCATTATTTTCTGCATGCGAAGATCCCAATGATAAAGCTGTTGCTGAACAATATTTACCATTATCTGCTGGAAAAGTAAATATGGTCGCGGTCATCATGGATAGCGATCAATGGAAAGGAAAAGTAGGCGATAGCATTCGAAGTATTTACGGCGCTCCTACAGACGGTTTGCCGATGGAAGAACCACTTTTTTCGTTAAAACAAATCAATCCGCAACTTTTTGATGGTCCCATCACACATTACCGAAGTGTATTGATCGTAAAAAATTCAGACAAAAAACAATACAAAGTCCAAACGAATTCCTTTGCAAAACCACAAAAAATCATCTTTGTTTCTGGAACAGATGATGAAATTGTGCAGCAGCTTAGTGAAAATGCTGAAAAATCTATTAAAATATTAAAAAACAACGAATTGGTTTCCAAACAGCGATTTATCAACAACGCTTTAAGCGATGATAAAACTTTAGAAGAAACCTTTGGAATTTCACTCAACATTCCGTCCGTATACAAAATGGTAAAAAAGGAAGATAACTTTGTCTGGTACGAACGCAGAGTAAAAAATGGAACGATGAATATTATTGCGTATGCGATGCCTTCTGAAAGCATTCCAAAAAATGATACTACGATTGACGCCATTATCAAAATGCGCGATTCTATCGGAGAAGCGTATGTACCCGGAAGAGATCCGGAAACAATGTATATGATTACCGAAAAAGCGTATGCACCGTATTTGTATGAAGCTAAAATTGACAATAAATTTGCCTTTGAAACCAAAGGAATGTGGGAAGTGTTCGGTTTTCAAATGGCAGGTCCGTTTATCAACTATGTTGTGGAAGACAAAGAACACAATCGTTTAATGGTCATTGAAGGATTTACCTTTGCACCATCGGAAGACAAACGCGATTTTATGTTTGAAATTGAAGCCATCTTAAAGTCGTTAAAGATTCAGCAATAA
- a CDS encoding Tex family protein produces MTQLQYIQSQLSLPEKSILKTIELLNEDCTIPFISRYRKEMTGNLDEVQIGQIVKLKTAFEELEKRRETILKAITEQDALTPQLQEKIAEANTLTALEDIYLPFKKKRKTKASIAKENGLEPLAKIIMKQQHEDVEYAAQRFVKGEVTSVAKALEGARHIMAEWMNENEYVRNKIRRLYQRKATITTKVVKAKIADETAQKYKQYFDWSESLHRTPSHRLLAMLRAENEGFIKLKVAVDKEEALEIIDRLIIKTDVASCTDQVFLAIEDAYKRLLAPAIVNEVMNDVKAKADATAISVFADNLKQLLLGAPLGQKRVLALDPGFKSGCKVVCLDEKGDLLHNENIYPHPPQRKNVEAGKKIRSLVNAYKIQAIAIGNGTASRETEFFIKKIQFDRDLQVFIVNEAGASVYSASKIARAEFPNYDVTVRGAVSIGRRLKDPLAELVKIDPKAIGVGQYQHDVDQTKLKEELDTVVMSCVNAVGVNVNTASSALLSYVSGIGVNLAENIVNYRSENGKIDSRSNLKKVPRLGPKAFQQAAAFLRITDAKHPLDNSTVHPESYHIVEKMAKDAKLSVDELIGNKAILSNIKLENYCTETIGLPTLNDIVKELEKPGVDPRKAAKLFEFDPNVKTISDVKVGMSLPGIVNNITNFGCFVDIGIKESGLVHISKLANEFISDVNSVVKLHQHVTVTVVEVDEARKRIQLSMID; encoded by the coding sequence ATGACCCAACTCCAATACATACAATCCCAACTTTCATTACCAGAAAAAAGTATTCTAAAAACAATTGAATTACTCAATGAAGATTGTACGATTCCGTTCATATCACGCTATCGAAAAGAAATGACAGGCAATTTGGATGAAGTACAAATTGGTCAAATTGTAAAACTAAAAACAGCCTTTGAAGAGTTAGAAAAACGCAGAGAAACCATCCTAAAAGCGATTACGGAGCAAGATGCGCTTACACCACAATTACAGGAAAAAATCGCGGAAGCGAATACCTTAACTGCTTTAGAAGATATATACTTACCATTCAAGAAAAAACGCAAAACCAAAGCGTCGATTGCCAAAGAAAACGGATTGGAACCACTGGCAAAAATCATCATGAAACAACAACATGAAGATGTTGAATATGCAGCACAACGTTTTGTAAAAGGTGAGGTTACTTCGGTAGCAAAAGCATTGGAAGGCGCGCGCCATATTATGGCAGAATGGATGAACGAAAACGAATACGTTCGAAACAAAATAAGACGGCTGTACCAACGAAAAGCAACGATTACAACCAAAGTAGTGAAAGCAAAAATTGCTGACGAAACCGCGCAGAAATACAAACAATATTTTGATTGGAGCGAATCGCTGCATCGAACACCTTCTCATAGATTGTTAGCCATGTTGCGTGCCGAAAACGAAGGTTTCATCAAACTCAAAGTTGCGGTTGACAAAGAAGAAGCGTTGGAAATCATTGACAGACTCATTATTAAAACCGATGTAGCTTCCTGTACCGATCAAGTGTTTCTTGCCATTGAAGATGCGTACAAACGTTTGTTGGCGCCCGCAATTGTCAATGAAGTCATGAACGATGTAAAAGCCAAAGCAGATGCAACGGCGATTTCAGTATTTGCGGATAATTTAAAGCAATTATTACTCGGTGCGCCTTTGGGGCAAAAACGGGTGTTGGCGCTTGATCCTGGGTTTAAATCGGGTTGTAAAGTAGTGTGTTTGGATGAAAAAGGCGATTTACTGCATAATGAAAATATATATCCACATCCGCCGCAGCGAAAAAATGTAGAAGCAGGAAAAAAAATACGTTCCTTGGTCAATGCCTATAAAATTCAAGCCATTGCGATTGGAAACGGAACCGCTTCACGCGAAACCGAATTTTTCATTAAAAAAATACAATTTGATCGCGATTTGCAAGTGTTTATCGTGAATGAAGCAGGCGCATCTGTGTATTCTGCATCTAAAATTGCCCGTGCCGAATTTCCAAATTACGATGTTACAGTGCGTGGCGCAGTTTCTATCGGAAGACGCTTAAAAGATCCGTTGGCAGAATTGGTAAAGATTGATCCGAAAGCGATTGGCGTAGGACAATATCAGCACGACGTTGATCAAACCAAATTAAAAGAAGAACTTGATACTGTGGTGATGAGTTGTGTAAATGCCGTTGGTGTCAATGTGAATACGGCAAGTAGCGCATTGTTGAGTTATGTATCTGGAATTGGCGTGAATTTGGCAGAAAACATTGTGAACTATCGTTCGGAAAACGGGAAAATTGATTCCCGAAGTAACTTAAAAAAAGTCCCGCGATTGGGGCCAAAAGCATTTCAGCAAGCTGCTGCGTTCTTGCGAATTACGGACGCCAAACATCCGTTGGACAATTCGACTGTGCATCCTGAAAGTTATCATATTGTAGAAAAAATGGCGAAAGACGCGAAACTTTCCGTAGATGAATTGATTGGAAACAAAGCAATTTTAAGCAACATAAAACTAGAAAACTATTGCACAGAAACCATTGGTTTGCCAACGTTGAACGATATTGTCAAAGAATTGGAAAAGCCAGGCGTAGATCCGCGGAAAGCAGCCAAACTTTTCGAATTTGATCCGAATGTAAAAACCATTTCCGACGTAAAAGTGGGCATGTCTTTGCCAGGAATTGTCAATAATATTACCAATTTTGGTTGTTTTGTCGATATCGGCATCAAAGAAAGTGGTTTGGTGCACATTTCAAAATTGGCAAATGAATTTATCAGCGATGTCAATTCGGTGGTAAAACTACACCAACATGTTACCGTGACTGTTGTTGAGGTTGATGAAGCGCGCAAACGCATTCAGTTGTCGATGATTGACTAA
- a CDS encoding acyl-CoA thioester hydrolase/BAAT C-terminal domain-containing protein — protein MISSKKIQFAFFFFFLIATTLLHAQETLATKNTEAVLYVGNGQNQPLVVGLGGSEGGNAWTSNHWKKTRDQFLEKGYAFLAIGYFNAKNTPKLLEKIAIEDIHNAIIKATKHAQVHAEQIAIVGGSRGGDLALLIASYYDDIDCVVALVPSHAVFLGNTNHFTSSSWTFNGAELPFVPINEATVPFLMKRDLRGAFETMLQDTEAEKNALIQIEKIQAPILLISATEDEIAPTTPMCNKMMNRLKYHHFTYEAVHINIVGSHAAPLNHFELVFNFLKHKFPVKK, from the coding sequence ATGATTTCATCAAAAAAAATACAATTCGCATTCTTCTTCTTTTTTTTAATTGCTACCACATTATTACATGCACAAGAAACACTTGCTACCAAAAATACAGAAGCTGTTTTATATGTTGGAAACGGGCAAAATCAACCTTTAGTTGTTGGACTTGGCGGTTCGGAAGGTGGAAACGCTTGGACAAGCAATCATTGGAAAAAAACGAGAGATCAATTTCTTGAAAAAGGCTATGCTTTTTTAGCAATTGGCTATTTTAATGCAAAAAACACACCGAAGCTTTTAGAAAAAATTGCCATTGAAGATATACACAACGCTATTATAAAAGCAACAAAACACGCACAAGTACATGCGGAACAAATTGCTATTGTTGGTGGTTCGCGTGGAGGTGATTTGGCATTGCTAATTGCTAGTTATTACGATGATATTGATTGTGTGGTGGCCTTAGTGCCAAGTCACGCTGTATTTCTAGGAAACACCAATCATTTTACAAGTTCCTCTTGGACATTTAATGGTGCTGAATTGCCTTTTGTTCCTATAAATGAAGCCACTGTTCCTTTTTTGATGAAACGCGATTTACGCGGTGCTTTTGAAACGATGTTGCAAGATACAGAAGCCGAAAAGAACGCATTGATCCAGATTGAAAAGATACAAGCGCCTATTTTACTAATATCTGCCACCGAAGATGAAATTGCACCTACAACACCAATGTGCAATAAAATGATGAATAGACTGAAATATCATCATTTTACATACGAAGCTGTACATATTAACATTGTAGGTTCGCATGCGGCTCCATTGAACCATTTTGAGCTGGTATTTAATTTTCTAAAACACAAGTTTCCTGTAAAGAAATAA
- a CDS encoding Crp/Fnr family transcriptional regulator, with the protein MLDAHQISTKSYFIRKGMLRTYFLKDGKEVSEYFCSVNEWINSPRSFMQRKKDIYYIDAIETTEAFSLHVNDLVYLFDHFPEMERYSRLSMGTIFGHLMERITSMRFASAKEKYDHFCETYHDIYHRIPLGMIASYIGITQETLSRIRAEK; encoded by the coding sequence GTGTTAGATGCCCATCAAATTTCTACTAAAAGTTATTTTATTAGAAAAGGAATGTTGCGTACGTATTTTTTGAAAGATGGAAAAGAGGTTAGTGAATACTTTTGCAGTGTAAATGAATGGATCAATTCTCCCAGAAGCTTTATGCAACGCAAAAAAGACATCTATTATATTGACGCTATTGAAACTACAGAAGCTTTCTCGTTACACGTAAATGATTTGGTATATTTGTTTGATCATTTCCCAGAAATGGAACGCTACTCGCGACTTTCTATGGGAACTATTTTTGGACATTTAATGGAGCGAATTACCTCCATGCGTTTTGCTTCTGCCAAAGAAAAATACGATCATTTTTGTGAAACGTATCACGATATTTACCATCGAATTCCCTTAGGAATGATCGCTTCATATATTGGTATTACACAAGAAACTTTAAGTAGAATTCGCGCCGAAAAATGA
- the tatA gene encoding twin-arginine translocase TatA/TatE family subunit: MMSLHMFLAIPGGTSIILIVVVVLLLFGGRKIPELMRGLGSGIKEFKDATKGDEETKKVEKE, translated from the coding sequence ATGATGTCATTACATATGTTTTTAGCCATTCCAGGAGGAACTTCGATTATCTTAATCGTAGTTGTTGTATTGCTTTTATTTGGAGGAAGAAAGATTCCAGAATTAATGCGTGGCTTAGGTAGCGGAATTAAAGAATTTAAGGATGCAACCAAAGGAGACGAAGAAACGAAAAAAGTAGAGAAAGAATAA
- a CDS encoding M23 family metallopeptidase: MAKEKQKRQQLKKKLLHKYRLVILNEDTFEERISFKLTRLNVFVLVAFSAIMLIVLTTFLIAFTSLREYIPGYSSTALKQQAIDLYEKIDSLEQVAQRDSIYLNSIRNVLTGELKSESINKDSLFKSFELDPDQVDLSPNKQDSLLREEVAQEDKYNLFETATAKVNFKLFPPVKGAITQKYNPKEKHFAVDVVAPKDTPIKATADGMVIFAEWTAQTGYVIIIEHSNNLISVYKHNASLTKQQGDLVRVGEVIASIGNTGELTTGPHLHFELWSEGYSIDPESFIDFTL, translated from the coding sequence ATGGCAAAAGAAAAGCAAAAAAGACAGCAACTCAAAAAGAAACTTTTGCACAAGTATCGCTTGGTCATTCTCAACGAAGATACTTTTGAAGAGCGTATTTCTTTTAAACTCACACGTTTAAATGTGTTTGTGTTGGTTGCGTTTTCCGCAATTATGTTGATCGTATTGACTACATTTTTAATTGCCTTTACGTCATTGCGTGAATATATTCCCGGCTATTCATCGACAGCATTGAAGCAACAAGCCATTGATTTGTATGAAAAAATTGATTCGTTAGAACAAGTGGCACAAAGAGATTCTATTTACTTAAACTCTATTCGTAATGTCCTTACGGGAGAACTCAAAAGTGAGAGCATCAATAAAGATTCGTTGTTCAAGTCGTTTGAATTAGATCCTGATCAGGTCGATTTATCGCCCAACAAACAAGATTCGTTATTGCGTGAAGAAGTAGCGCAGGAAGACAAATACAATCTGTTTGAAACCGCCACTGCCAAAGTCAACTTTAAACTTTTTCCACCTGTCAAAGGCGCAATTACCCAAAAATACAATCCGAAAGAAAAACATTTTGCCGTCGATGTTGTTGCGCCAAAAGATACGCCGATAAAAGCAACCGCAGACGGAATGGTGATTTTTGCCGAATGGACCGCACAAACAGGTTATGTCATTATCATTGAACATTCCAACAATCTAATATCTGTTTACAAACACAATGCGTCGTTGACAAAACAACAAGGCGATTTGGTACGCGTAGGCGAAGTTATTGCCAGTATTGGAAATACAGGCGAACTCACCACAGGACCACATTTGCATTTTGAATTGTGGAGCGAAGGATATTCCATTGATCCAGAATCGTTTATTGATTTTACACTTTAA